One Motacilla alba alba isolate MOTALB_02 chromosome 15, Motacilla_alba_V1.0_pri, whole genome shotgun sequence DNA segment encodes these proteins:
- the LOC119707667 gene encoding collagen alpha-1(I) chain-like translates to MRTGIASPSHVAQTQQDGMAPSHWSELMALLCPTELAGRRAGCARGGSPVPREEERSWAQLPGSRPRPGRCSSSSSVRTEDFAASFWEAMVEPLLCQQEPAGAVPTAGAHPGQDEPLFPTGRSLGTATEPGRAPRQDRSPSRSSLESLGARISCLSQSHGGVAWGVPWPGPPAQPALGHRDWPGRSWRAAGIAAGRSRAGARTGSPGSSAPRASRATTRGHPSLGPPALWGRAGNVTFTVAATDREGAASSRSAGTAVGAPGRWGSPESPGLRGDQKGELPCKCWMPGGGGAATALVPVEEPGGDTRAGIWCQALQPRGQSQDWPGTAGTHPGHPSLVPHGPAEDGESWQGQGAHVGQKQLDKERRKTATSQEEKLELLERLRELERGSCSLLRQRLRVLHRLHGLLQRDRNETLRQLREALGQERPGCSVRREHLPSRPRDAAGPGRAGGSPALESPPVAPRGHGPRPGSAVGSGPSPAALGCVPGAAQGDRGVPLVRPCPCSSSLPSPSRALHVLRGLRQQIQRRLGQWQKLEGALGAAGQRKEEGEQRQQPQKAPAPGAPREPLIQRRRERAHPASSPSLSSLPGLAQPGRGSPGLLQPLRHRFQELRLEKTPSTGSPPVLGGQLGTRGSEGQPGPGAPAVPQPRR, encoded by the exons ATGAGAACAGGCATTGCCAGCCCCTCCCATGTGGCTCAGACCCAGCAGGATGGGATGGCTCCTTCCCACTGGAGTGAGCtcatggctctgctgtgccccacagagctggcaggacGTCGTGCCGGGTGTGCCCGGGGTGGCAGCCCTGTCCCACGGGAGGAGGAGCgctcctgggctcagctcccgggctcccggccccgcccgggccgctgcagcagctccagctccgtCCGCACCGAGGACTTCGCTGCCAGCTTTTGGGAGGCAATGGTGGAGccgctgctgtgccagcaggagcctgctggggctgtccccacGGCAGGAGCTCATCCTGGGCAGGACGAGCCCTTGTTCCCCACAGGGAGAAGCCTGGGCACGGCCACGGAGCCGGGCAGAGCCCCCCGGCAGGACAGGTCTCCATCTCGGAGCAGCCTGGAGTCCCTGGGAGCGAGGATCTCCTGCCTGAGCCAGAGCCATGGGGGGGTGGCCTGGGGGGTCCCCTGGCCGGgcccccctgcccagccagccctgggccacAGGGACTGGCCTGGGcgctcctggagagctgcagggatcgctgctggcaggagcagggctggggcaagGACaggctctcctggcagcagtgctcccagggccagcagggccacaACCAGGGGACATCCCTCCCTGGGGCCACCAGCTCTCTGGGGACGTGCAGGGAATGTCACCTTCACTGTGGCTGCCACGGACAGGGAAGGAGCCgccagcagcagga gtgctggcacagccgTGGGAGCCCCCGGGCGATGGGGGTCACCTGAGTCCCCAGGGCTGCGCGGGGACCAGAAAGGGGAATTGCCCTGCAAG TGCTGGATGCCAGGGGGTGGCGGGGCAGCCACTGCACTGGTCCCTGTGGAGgagccaggaggggacacaAGAGCTGGGATCTGGTGCCAAGCcctgcagccaaggggacagagccag GACtggcctggcactgctgggacacacCCGGGACACCCATCACTGGTGCCACACGGACCTGCAGAGGATGGTGAG TcttggcaggggcagggagccCATGTGGGCCAGAAGCAGCTGgacaaggagagaaggaaaacagcaactTCACAAGAAGAGaaactggagctgctggag AGGCTGCGGGAGCTGGAgcggggcagctgctccctgctgcgGCAGCGGCTGCGGGTGCTGCACCGGCTGCAcgggctgctccagagggaccGCAACGAGACCCTGCGGCAGCTGCGGGAGGCGCTGGGGCAG gagcgGCCCGGCTGCAGCGTCCGGCGGGAGCATCTTCCGAGCCGCCCGCGGgacgcggcggggccggggcgggccgggggctccCCGGCCCTGGAGAGCCCCCCGGTGGCCCCGCGGGGACAcggcccccgccccggcagTGCCGTGGGATCGGGCCCCTCGCCGGCAGCCCTCGGGTGCGTGCCGGGAGCTGCCCAGGGGGACAGGGGCGTCCCACTCGTGCgaccctgtccctgcagctcatccctgccctcccccagcCGCGCTCTCCACGTCCTGCGGGGGCTCCGGCAGCAAATCCAGCGGCGCCTCGGGCAGTGGCAGAAGCTGGAGGGAGCCCTGGGAGCCGCTGGACAGAGGAAGGAG GAGGgtgagcagaggcagcagccacagaaggctccagctccaggagccccGAGGGAGCCCCTGATCCAG AGACGGAGGGAACGCGCCCATCCTGCCTCCTCCCCGTCCCTGAGCTCCCTCCCTGGGCTCGCCCAGCCCGGCCGGGGCTCCccggggctcctgcagcccctccggCACCGCTTCCAGGAGCTGCGGCTGGAGAAGACACCGAGCACGGGGAGCCCCCCTGTCCTGGGGGGACAACTGGGCACCAGGGGCAGCGAGGGACAGCCCGGGCCGGGGGCTCCTGCCgtgccccagccccgccgctga